From Calothrix sp. PCC 6303, a single genomic window includes:
- a CDS encoding phosphodiester glycosidase family protein yields MMKWQQFYLTELNNFQNLLKSSKFWILLVAATIPYFIVNSQWNRAFASENYTTISQSLPTPNKPPATSGNQIILNGRTVTGFWRQQPRSKNQVTTYIADGTLQQLVGVELLDTNNPSKQPIRWFSPTNKPQILTARLISNYRYLDVTNLSKTSGWQIQVQGNILTISTPTAKITDIRETNLLATPPIQLVGIDLDVPVPWQIRQEPPVKKVVDADAVNPQPTAPPNREWTIILDGIADQRLVERYTPIIPIPTPTAPIPLPNLLKQLPTPEPTPIAPAAESAVKQVQVVNNQTLIRISVPFGYAPRISSASNNSRYLSVEIRPDALLGKTITWAPGIKWQQQWLSLGKDSFPVVRLEINPRLGVKLKPIVSNPDTLIGTAALIQTAPKYEAAGAINAGFFNRNNRLPLGAIRSQGTWLSSPILNRGAIAWNDFGQFYVGRLALEETLTIIDNPGSGKIPISFLNSGYVQSSIARYTAAWGKDYTPLTDTEIILIVENNQVTNQIPVTSTTKNPVPIPPQGSLLVFRGNTTTSANLLPIGTKINIQSRTIPDEFNRYPNIIGAGPLLIQNNQIVLDAKLENFSNAFIREKAIRSGICTDAKGLISLVTIHNRSGGAGPTLAEHAQLMQQLGCTNALNLDGGSSTSLYLGGQLIDRSPSTAARVHNGIGIFRSK; encoded by the coding sequence ATGATGAAATGGCAGCAATTTTACTTAACTGAGCTAAACAATTTCCAGAACTTATTGAAATCGTCTAAGTTTTGGATTTTACTAGTAGCTGCAACAATACCTTATTTTATAGTGAATAGCCAATGGAATAGGGCATTTGCATCTGAAAATTACACCACTATTAGCCAAAGCCTCCCCACACCGAATAAACCTCCAGCGACATCAGGTAATCAAATTATCCTCAATGGACGTACCGTTACAGGTTTTTGGCGGCAGCAACCACGGAGTAAAAATCAAGTCACCACATACATAGCCGATGGCACGTTACAACAATTAGTAGGAGTGGAACTACTAGATACGAATAATCCCAGTAAACAACCAATTCGATGGTTCTCACCTACCAACAAACCTCAGATTCTCACAGCTAGACTCATAAGCAATTACCGCTATCTAGATGTAACAAACTTATCTAAAACATCAGGATGGCAAATTCAAGTTCAGGGTAATATTTTAACTATTTCGACACCGACTGCCAAAATCACCGATATTCGGGAAACTAACCTGTTGGCAACACCTCCCATCCAATTAGTGGGAATTGATTTGGATGTTCCTGTACCTTGGCAAATTCGTCAAGAACCACCAGTCAAAAAAGTTGTCGATGCTGATGCGGTGAATCCTCAACCGACAGCACCACCAAATCGGGAATGGACAATTATCCTCGATGGAATTGCTGATCAACGGTTAGTTGAACGCTACACACCAATTATTCCTATACCGACACCAACTGCACCGATTCCTTTACCCAATCTCCTCAAACAATTACCAACCCCAGAACCAACACCAATTGCCCCGGCAGCAGAATCTGCCGTTAAACAAGTCCAAGTTGTTAATAATCAGACATTGATTAGAATCAGTGTTCCCTTCGGTTATGCACCGAGAATTTCATCTGCCTCAAACAATAGTCGGTATTTAAGTGTAGAAATCCGTCCTGATGCTTTATTAGGTAAAACTATTACTTGGGCACCGGGAATCAAATGGCAGCAACAGTGGTTAAGCTTAGGAAAAGATAGTTTTCCGGTGGTGCGCTTAGAAATAAATCCCCGGTTGGGAGTCAAACTAAAACCTATAGTTAGTAATCCTGACACCTTAATTGGTACCGCTGCATTAATTCAAACAGCACCAAAATATGAAGCAGCAGGTGCAATCAACGCTGGATTCTTTAACCGTAATAATAGGTTGCCTTTGGGAGCCATCCGTAGTCAAGGAACATGGTTATCCAGTCCTATTTTGAACCGAGGTGCGATCGCGTGGAATGATTTTGGGCAGTTTTACGTAGGTCGCTTGGCTTTAGAAGAAACTTTAACTATTATAGATAATCCAGGTTCTGGAAAAATCCCCATTTCTTTCCTCAACAGCGGCTATGTTCAAAGCAGCATTGCCCGCTACACAGCAGCTTGGGGAAAAGATTACACCCCACTCACCGACACCGAAATTATCTTAATAGTAGAAAATAACCAAGTTACCAATCAAATACCCGTCACCTCCACCACCAAAAATCCGGTTCCAATTCCTCCTCAAGGCTCTCTGCTGGTGTTTCGGGGTAATACTACAACTAGTGCCAATTTACTCCCAATTGGCACAAAAATCAATATTCAAAGTCGTACTATTCCCGACGAATTTAATCGTTATCCCAACATTATTGGTGCTGGACCATTACTTATTCAAAATAATCAAATAGTTCTAGATGCTAAATTAGAAAACTTTAGCAATGCCTTCATTCGAGAAAAAGCGATTCGTAGCGGCATTTGTACAGATGCTAAAGGCTTAATATCACTCGTCACAATTCACAATCGTTCAGGTGGTGCCGGACCAACATTAGCAGAACATGCTCAATTGATGCAGCAATTGGGCTGTACCAATGCCCTCAACCTTGATGGGGGAAGTTCCACCAGCCTCTATTTAGGAGGACAACTAATCGATCGTTCCCCTAGTACCGCAGCTAGAGTTCACAATGGTATCGGCATCTTTAGATCGAAATAA
- a CDS encoding phosphomannose isomerase type II C-terminal cupin domain, producing MAQETAQINTLPMPSSATTRGVAATELRPWGSFTILEEGRGYKIKRIEVKPGHRLSLQMHHHRSEHWIVVSGTAKVVCGNDEILLSNNESTYVPQCTSHRLENPGVIPLVLIEVQNGEYLGEDDIVRYQDDYSRTEKK from the coding sequence ATGGCTCAAGAAACAGCACAAATCAACACTTTACCCATGCCATCATCTGCAACTACTCGTGGTGTTGCTGCCACAGAACTACGTCCTTGGGGTTCTTTTACAATTTTGGAAGAAGGACGCGGTTACAAAATCAAACGGATTGAAGTCAAACCTGGACACCGTTTAAGTTTACAAATGCACCACCACCGCAGTGAACATTGGATTGTTGTTTCCGGAACAGCTAAAGTAGTCTGTGGAAACGATGAAATTTTGCTCAGTAATAACGAATCCACATACGTTCCTCAATGTACATCACATCGTTTAGAGAACCCCGGAGTTATCCCCTTAGTTTTGATTGAAGTCCAAAATGGCGAATATTTGGGGGAGGACGACATAGTACGTTATCAAGATGATTATTCCCGTACTGAGAAGAAGTAG
- the rpsL gene encoding 30S ribosomal protein S12: protein MPTIQQLIRNEREKARQKTKSPALKQCPQRRGVCTRVYTTTPKKPNSALRKVARVRLTSGFEVTAYIPGIGHNLQEHSVVMIRGGRVKDLPGVRYHIIRGTLDTAGVKDRKQGRSKYGTKRPKAAS from the coding sequence ATGCCAACTATACAGCAGCTCATCAGAAACGAACGCGAAAAAGCGCGTCAGAAAACCAAGTCCCCAGCCCTCAAACAGTGCCCGCAACGTCGGGGCGTTTGTACCAGGGTGTACACAACCACACCCAAAAAACCGAACTCTGCACTTCGCAAAGTTGCTCGGGTGCGTCTGACTTCCGGATTTGAAGTTACAGCTTACATTCCCGGAATTGGTCACAACCTCCAAGAACATTCAGTTGTTATGATCCGTGGCGGTCGGGTGAAAGACTTACCGGGTGTAAGATACCACATCATTCGTGGGACTCTGGACACTGCTGGAGTCAAAGACCGTAAGCAAGGTCGTTCCAAGTATGGAACTAAGCGTCCGAAAGCTGCTTCCTAA
- a CDS encoding HesB/IscA family protein — protein sequence MITLSPVAINEIKRLQSKQQQPNTVVNLAVRSGGCSGLFYDLSFLAVDHQGNIILEDSPLAENHQHGATSQESLRDVIEANRPKHVHTKIDIFAANGIKIISDPETCKYIHDLTIDYSEDLMGGGFRFNNPQATATCGCGNSFSISELS from the coding sequence ATGATTACTCTTAGCCCAGTTGCCATCAACGAAATTAAACGATTACAATCAAAGCAGCAACAGCCAAACACAGTGGTTAATTTGGCGGTTAGATCTGGTGGGTGTTCCGGTTTATTTTACGATTTATCATTTTTAGCAGTTGACCACCAAGGGAATATTATCTTAGAAGATTCACCACTGGCAGAAAACCATCAACATGGTGCTACCTCGCAAGAATCATTACGTGATGTTATCGAAGCAAACCGCCCAAAGCACGTTCACACTAAAATTGATATATTTGCCGCCAATGGCATCAAGATAATTTCCGACCCTGAGACCTGTAAATATATTCACGATCTCACAATAGATTATTCAGAAGATCTAATGGGTGGAGGTTTTCGCTTCAATAATCCCCAAGCTACAGCTACCTGTGGATGTGGAAACTCTTTCTCCATCAGTGAACTTTCGTGA